Sequence from the Streptomyces mobaraensis NBRC 13819 = DSM 40847 genome:
TGTGGACGTCGGCGGTCTTCGCCGACCCGGACGCCGGCCTGGTCGTGGCCCTGCACCTCAACGGCAAGACCTGGCAGGAGGAACACCAGCGGCGGATGATCACCATCGGTGACGCCGTCTACCAGGACCTCCGCCTGACCTGACCCCGGGTCCTCGACCCGCACCACGGAAACGGAGAACGAGCATGACCACCCCGCAGCCCGGGGCCGCACTCCCGGCCGGCTCACCGCACGCCATCATCGACGTCGCGGTCGCCTTCTGGAAGTCCAAGGCGCTGCTGAGCGCCGTCGAACTGGGCGTCTTCGAGGAGCTCGCCGCAGGCCCCGCCACCCGCCCCGACCTCACCCGGAAGCTGGGCATCGCCGGCCGCGGCGCCGCCGACTTCCTCGACGCCCTGGTGTCCATGGGGCTGCTGGAACGTGACGACACCGGCGTCTACCGCAACTCCCCGCTCGCGGACCGCTACCTGGACCCCCGCAAGCCGGCCACCGACATCTCGGGCTACCTCTCGTTCCTCAACGCGGGCTTCGGCTGTTGGACGGGCCTGACCGCCGCGCTGCGCAGCGGCGGCCGCCTGGACTTCTCCGCGGCCCTGGCGGCTTCGCAGGCCGCGGACCAGGGCGGCGCCGGCGACCCGAAGCTGGTGGACACCGGAGCCGCCGACGACACCTTCGGGGAGGCGTACGCCGCCCCCGACCAGGTGACCGGGTTCCTGCGCGCGATGACCGGCTACAGCATGGGCGCCAACCAGGCCCTCGCCGAGCGCTACGACTGGTCGGGGGTGCGCACCGTGGCCGACGTGGGCTGCGCCGAGGGCTCGCTGCTCGCACAGGTGCTGTCCCGGCACCCGCACCTCCAGGGCATCGGCTTCGACCTCCCGGTGGTCGGCACCGGTTTCGACGCCCACCTGAAGCGGGTCGGCCTCGCCGACCGGGCGCGCTTCGCCGGGGGAGACTTCCTCACCGGCCCGCTGCCGGTCGCCGACGCCATCGTGATGGGCCACGTCCTGCACGACTGGGACCTGGACACCAAGAAGATGCTCATCGGCAAGGCGTACGACGCACTGCCGCGGGGCGGCCGGCTGCTGATCTACGAGTCGCTGATCGACGACGACCGGCGCGAGCGCACCACCGGCCTGCTCATCAGCCTCAATGTCTCCACCGTCTCGGCCGGCGGCCTGGGCTACACCGGCGCGGAGTGCGGCGACTGGATGCGCGCGGCAGGCTTCCGGGACATCGCTGTGAGCCACCTGGACGGCCCGGAATACCTGGTGGCCGGGGTCAAGTAGCCGGCGGGCCCGCCCTGCGCCGTGACGGCATCGAGGTGCCGGACGACCATGACGCGGCGCCACGCCGTCTCCCGTCCCCCGGTCCCGCCACGGACGTGCGTGCCCTCCGCGGCGCGGCCTCCCGGAAACGCCTGACGGGTCGGCCGCGCCGTGGCCCACCACCGGGACCCGCACGCCGTGGCGCTCTCCAGACCGTACGGGCGGCCCGGCCGTTCGGCGGATGGTCCGCGGGTGCGGCGCGGGCGCGGGCTCAGGGACCGTTCGCGAACGAGGCTTCTTGCGGGGTCACTTGGCTGAATCGCGCCGTCGCGCATCGTCAAGCCGTGGGCTACGGTAATACGAGCGAAGCTCGCGCGCCGGATGCCGAAGCGCGGGCCCGCAGACGCCCATCCGCAGGTGACGACACGAGCATCGCGCCGCATCGAGCCGGCCGTGAACCGCGACTCCGTTGCTTTCCCCCTTCCTTCCGGACCGGATGGGCCACCTCTGCCCCGCCGCGTGGGCACGGCCCGACTCACCACTGTGGACAGCTCGTTCTTGAGGACTCGGGGGTGGGTGACGATCGCGACCGACCGGCCGCTCGACGGGGCCCGCTCCGAGCAACCGGCAGCGTGGAGCCGCCGTGCGGTGTCCGCTTCCTCCTGTGACGTCGAGCCGATCACCATTCCTCGTACGTGCGGCAGACAGTGCTGCTGCGACGGCGCCTCTTCCTGAGGTTGCCCGGCTCCCACTGTCCGCGTCCGCGCCTCGAAGGAACTTCCATGGCATCCACAGTGATGGGGGATGCGCCGGGACAGGGAGGCCCTGCCGGCGACGGCAAGACCTTCTTCGGCCACCCCCGCGGCCTGGCCACCCTCTTCATGACCGAGTTGTGGGAGCGCTTCAGCTACTACGGCATGCGGGCCCTGCTCGTGTACTACCTCATATCGGGTGGCCCCGACGGCGACGAGGCGGGCCTGCGCGCCGGCGGACTGGCGATGAGCACGGCCGCGGCCTCGTCCCTCTACGCCGTCTACCTGGCGATGGTCTACCTTCTCGCCTTGCCCGGCGGCTGGTTCGGCGACCGGGTCTGGGGACCGCGCAAGGCGGTCCTCATCGGGAGCTGCGTCATCACGGCCGGTCACCTCACCCTCGCCCTGCCCGGCGCTCCGGCGTTCTTCACCGGGCTCACGCTGGTGGCACTCGGCTCGGGCCTGCTCAAGGCCAACATCTCCACGATGGTCGGCTACCTCTACACCGGTCCGCGGGATCCGCGCCGGGACGGCGGGTTCACGCTCTTCTACGTCGGCATCAACCTCGGTGCCTTCGGTGCGCCGTTCGTCATCGGCACGGTCGGCGAGACCGTCAGCTGGCACGCGGGGTTCGCGCTCGCCGGTGTGGGAATGGCCCTGGGAGCGGCACAGTTCCTGGCCGGTACCAAGCACTTGGCCCCCGCGAGCGACGTGGTGCCGAGCCCGGTGCCCCGACAGGAGCGCGCACGCTGCCTCTTGGTGGGCCTCGCCTGGCTGCCCGTCGCCGCCGTCTTCTACGGTGTGGTCGTCGCCACCGGAATCTTCTCGCTCAACTGGCTGCTCGTCCCGATCACGATACTCGGGCTGATCGCCCCCACCGTGGTGCTCGTCCGCGTCAGGCGGAACAAGGACCTCACTCCCGCCGAGCAGGCCAGGATGACCCGTTACATCTGGTTCTTCGTCGCCGCGGCCGTCTTCTGGATGATCTACGACCAGGGCGGTTCCACGCTGGCGGTGTTCGGGAAAGGCTCGACCACGGGCGAGTCGTTCGGCGTCGACTTCCCGGCCGCTTGGTTCCAGTCGCTGAACCCCCTGTTCGTCATGGCGCTCGCGCCGCTCTTCTCCTGGCTGTGGCCGTGGCTGGCACGCCGCGACAGGGAACCCGGCCCGATGACGAAGTTCGCGGTGGCACTGCTGCTGATCGGCGGGTCCTTCGCCGTCCTCACCGTGTCCATGGCGCTGGCCGCGGGCGGCGCCCGGGTGAGCCCGATGTGGCTGGTGTCGATCTACCTGGTACAGGCGGTCGGTGAGTTGTGCTTGTCTCCTGTGGGCCTGTCCGTCACCACCAAGCTGGCGCCCGCCCGGTACGGCAGCCAGATGCTGGGAGTGTGGTTCCTGGCCGTGACGGCGGGCAACTGCTGCACGTCGCTGCTCGGCATCGCCGGAATCGGCCTGGACGGCACAGGGGGCGTCGTCGCCGAGGCGGCACTGGCCACCGCTGTCGGGCTCGCGCTGTTCGCGGGACGTGGGAGGGTGCGGTAGCCGCCCGGGCGGAGCCCGGCGCGTCACTCGTGTGCGACGTCGCGAGACCTCCCGGATCCGTCGGGAGACGCCGGGCCGGTCTCGTGGCCGCGGGCCCGAGGAGGCCGCGACCGCGCGGTGCGAAGTGGCGTCATCCGACCGCCTGTTCCGCATGGCGCGAAGCGGTCCACTCCTGCGTGGGCCGCCCCATTGGGCCCGTATCATGGGGAGAGTCAGTATCCAGGACTGTTTCCGTAGGAACGGGGCAGATTGTCACGGGATGCATGGGCTGATCAGGATTTTTCCGGGGGACTCGTGCCTGACGACGAGGCGAGCACGGCACATGGCGGCATGGGCCGCTGCGGGGACCCGGACTCCGCGGTCGAACGAGCGGCCGACCGTCATGGCGCCGCCTTCACCGGCGCCGTCACCGCCGCGGGGTGGACCGAACGCCGCCAGAGCACGGCGGCCATGGGCGGGCCGCCGGGGGCGCGCCGGCGCTCCCGGGCGACGGCCGCCCCGGGGCCGCCGCCCGCGTTCGCGACTGCGGTGAGGAGAGGCCGCGCGACTCGCCCCTCGGGCGTGACAGCCCTGGTCCCCCTGGTGGGCGGGGGCGGGGTGGCCGCCGCGCGCCTCCGCCCCGCCCGCTCGTCCCGAAGGCCCACCGAGGCGAGTCGACGTCTCCGTCGAAGGCGCCGCGGCGTTCCCTGAAAGCCGTTTGCTCTCCGAAGGGATCGGCCCTGTGTATTACGCAGTTCTCGGACCGCTTCGCCTGGTCGTCGACGGCGAGCCGCTGTCGATGCGATCCCGTAATCTGTCGATCATTCTGACCACGCTGCTCGTGCGGGCGGGGAGCGTCGTCACCGTCGACGACCTCATCCGCGAGGTATGGACCCAGCCGCCGCAACGGGCACGCGACGCCATTTACGTCAACATCTCCAAATTGCGCCGGACACTCGGCGACATGTCCCAGGACGGCGTGTTGAGGAGCCGGTACCCCGGCTATGTGATGCGTCCTCACGACGGTCAGCTGGACCTCCAGGTCTTCCACCGCCACCGGGTCGAGGGCCACCGGTACATGGCGAACGGCGACTACCTGGCGGCGGTACACGCCTGGAAAGCCGGGCTCTCCCTCTGCCGGGGCACTCCGCTCGGCGGGGCGCACTGCGGAACCGGACCCATCCTGGGGAGTTTCGACTCGTGGCTGCAGCAGTCGCGGGCCGAATGCGTCGAACTGGCCGCTTGGTCCCAACTCCGCGGCGGCCTGTGTCACTCGGCGATCAGTTTCCTCACGCTCCATCTGGCGCAGTACCCGTTGAACGAAATCCTGCACCAGCAGCTTATGCTCGCGTTTTTCCTGTCACGTCACCGCGCTCAGTCCCTCGGAGTGTTCCAAAGGGCCTGCCGGGTCCTTGCCGACGAACTCGGTGTCGGTCCCAGCCGGGACCTCCAGGTGGTACGGGACATCGTCCTCACCGACGACGTCGGCCGCGCCGAGCGCGTCCTCGCGAGTGCCGTGGCGTCGTCCGTCAGCAGCTTGCGGCCGTCGGGAGAGCTCTGGTGCCAGCCTGATTCCGTTGACTAGTCCGTTGATCGGCCGGCCACAGCGGGCGACGTCAGAGGGAGGCTCCCTCCTGCGCGAAACGGCGGATCCGCGGCACCGGGGAGAACATGATCGGCGCCACGGCGGAGACGAAGAGCAGGCCGGCCACCCAGAGGAGCGCCCGCGCGTCGGCGAGGCCGCCGAGCCAGGAGGTGACCAGGCCCCCGAGGGCGATGCCCCCGAACACCAGGGCCCGGTACCCCGCCACGACCCGGCCCAGAAGCCCGTTCGGGGTGACGGTCTGCCGCAGCGTGGCGGTGAGGACGTTGCAGACCGCCAAGCCGCCGTTTATGACGACCAGGAGAACGGAGATGAGGAGGAGGGACACCTGCCGCCCCGATACGGCGGGGATGAGCAGGGCGGGGACGCCGCCGGCCACCATCGCCGCGAGGTACATGACGCCGACCGGGAGGCGCCGGGCGAGCCAGGCCGCGCCCGCGGCCCCGGCCAAGCCGCCGGCCGCGCCCGTCGCGAGGACCATGCCGATCGCGCCGGCGCCGAACCCGAGAACACGGTTGACGTACACCAGGAACGCCGTCTGGAAGACGGTGTACGCCAGGTTGCAGAGCGCCCCGGCCATGGTCACGGCCCGCAGCGGGGGCGAACGCACCAGGAAACGCAGCCCGTCGCGGAAATCACGCCAGGGAGTGCCGGCACCGGGGACCGGGCCGGGCTCCGGCCGTTTGATGAGCAGGAGGGAGAGGACCGACACCAGGTAGGAGCCGGCGTTGAGCGCCAGGCAGAGTGGTGCGGAGAGCCGCTGGACGAGCAGTCCGAACAGGCCCGGCCCCGCGATCTCCGCCGCCGCCTGGCTCACGGACACCCTGCCGTTGGCCGACAGCAGATCTTCCGGAGCCACGAACCTCGGCAGGTAGGCCACGAGGCACAGGTCGAACAGCACGGTGAACGTCCCGATGCCCGTGGCGAGGATGGCCAGCCGGGACAGGGTCAGGCACCCGAACGCCGCGAGCACCGGAACGGCCCCGATGAGGAGGGCGCGGGCGGCGTTGGCGGTGATCAGCAGAGGGCGGCGTCTGCTCCGGTCGACGAGGACTCCGAGCGGGAGCGCCAGGACGAGGAAGGGCAGGTATTCGGCGAACCGCAGCAGCCCCAGATCGGCGGCGTCGGCGCCCAGGACGACAAGGGCGGTTATCGGCAGGGCCAGCAGGCTGACCTCGGCGCCGAACAGCGAGACCGTCTCGCCGGCCCAGAAGACGTGGAAATCGCGATTGCGTCGCAGCCCTCTCCGGGGTGAGGGCCGTGCCTCCGGGGGCATCAGCGCGACACCTGCCGGAGCGACCGGTCCGGACGCGACCGGATACCGCGTCCCCCCGCTCCTGTCGCACCGGAATCCGCCAACCGGTGGAGACGGCCGAACGCCGCGTCGAGGTACTCGGGAGCCGCGCCGAACGCCAGGCGCACACGGTCATCCGTTCCCCGCCAGAAACCCGGTCCGGGCATCAGCCGCACGCCGGTCTCCGCCAGCGTCCGGTCGCAGAACCGCCGGGCCCCGGCGGTCGGGTCGGTCAGCTTCAACCAGAAGCACAGGCCGCCCGCCGGAGGCGCGGCCGGCTCGAAGACGTCGAGGAGGGAGAGGGCCCGTACGGCGACGGCCCGGCGTTCGGCCAGCATCGGCAGGTTCCCGTCCAGCGGCTGTTCCAGCAGGGCCGCCGCCGCTCGCTGGGCCACCAGCGACGGGCCCATGCGCAGCCGCTCGGCCACACCGGTGAGCATCCGGGCGACCGCCGGCGCCGTGGTGATCCACCCGACGCGGATCCCGGGGCAGCCGAAGGACTTCGACACCGAGTTCACCTTCGCCACATGGCCGGCGTCGAGGAGGGCCTGGTTCTCACGGGGGCGTTCGCCACCGACGATCAATTCGTCGTAGACCTGGTCCACGAGGAGCAGCGCGTCGTCGGCGCCCGCCGCCTCCGCGTGCCCGGCCATGGCACCGTCGGCCAGGACGAGGCCGTCGGGGTTCGACGGACTGTGCACCCACCGCATGCGCGCCGGGGCGGCGCCGTCGGGCTCCGCGTCCAGCGGGACGACGACGGCGCCGAGGTTCTCGAGGATGTCCCGGTAGAAGAGGACGCTCGGCGCCTGGACGGCCACCCGGTCGCCGGGGTCCAGGAAGGTGTGCGCGAGCAGGAACAGCGCCTCGGTCGCCCCGTGCGTCACGACGATGTGGTCCTCGTCCACGGACAGACCGTACTTCGCGTTCTCCCGGGCCGCGATCCGGCGGCGGAGTTCCGGTTCTCCCCGCGGGTCGGGATAGTTCCCGGCACGGAATCCGACCCGGCCGGCCGATGTCGGCAGACCGTGCAGCAGGGCTTCCGCGAGATCCCACGTGGGATCTCCGCTGCCCTGCGCCGCACGGGCCTGTCGTTCGATCAGGGACAGCTCATGCCAGCGACGGCACGGCGTGATCATGGGCACCTCCGTGAGTTGTCAGGCGGCCCGGGAGGGCCGGACGGGAACGCCTCCGCTTCCGGACGCCGTCTCACAGCCGCAGCTGTATCGGCAGGGTGACCGGCGTCGCGCCGGTTTCCGGCGGAGCGGCGTCGAACAGCTCCGTGAGGTCCGCGTACGCCCGGTCGAACGACCGCGGCGGCGTCGTGGGCTCGAACAGCCCGTCCGCCTCCCATCGTTCGGGATCCAAGCCGATCGCCCAGGCGTTGAGCCAGGAATGCCCGTGCAGCCGCGCCCGTCGCTCGGGCATCGTGTCCTCCACGGCGATGAGGAAGACGGCCAGGGCCACCTCCTCCAGCACGGCCATCGAATGGCGGTGGTCGGCCGCGAGCTCGTCCGCCGACTTGCCCTCCACGAGGTTGCGTTCATATGCCTCACGCAGGAACGGGACCGTGTAGTAGTCGATGAAGCGGAAGTTCCGGCCTTGCCGTCCGTCCTTGCGCTCCCACTGTTTGAACAGCCGTTTGACCTGGAGGGTGAGGGCGTACAGGCCCGGGGTCGCGGCGCGGACCGCGGCGGCCTTCTCCTCGTCGAGGAAGATGCCGTTGAACATCTGCGGGGTCGCCGTGGTCCAGCCGACCAGCGTGTCCCAGATGAAGGACAGGGCCATGATCAGGGGCTCGCCGAAGTACGAGTACGAGCTGTGGATGTTGTACTCGACCCAGTCGTTCTGGCCGAGCACGAAGCGGTTCAGTTCCTCGACCCGCTCCGGGCGCAGGGCCTGCCGGGCATCGTCGCCGATCAGCTTGATCAGCGCCGAGTTCTCGAAGGCGATCATGTTGGAGCCCGGGGAGTAGAACGGGTCGGAGAAGGCCGCCGCCTCGCCCACGCAGCCCCAGCGGTCGGCCGAGAACACCCGGCTGGTGGTGTAGCTGTAGTCGCGGACCGCCAGGAAGTCGAGCACCTCGTGGCGGACCAGCGCGGAGGCGACCGCCGGCTCGTGCCGCTCCAGCCAGGCGACGGCATCGGGGAGGGTGCTCATGCCGTCGATGTCGTGGAACTCGCCGGACGACACGATGCCGACGCTCGTGTTGCCGGAACCGAGCGGAATGAGCCAGACCCAGTACCCCGGGCCCATGAGATGGACGGTGGAGAGCCGGCGCCGGCGGCCCGGCACCCGTTTGTGCCAGTCGACCTGGTCGTCGGGGACGAAGTCCTCGACGTCGAGCCGGCCCGTGACGCGGAACCACGCGGCGTTGAACTCCCCCTCCGTGGGCCGCCCCAGCCCCAGTTTGCGCTGGAGGAACCGGGCCCGTCCCATGGCGTCGACCACCCACCGGCAGCGCGCTGTCCGGGCCACCCCGTCCCCGTCGGTGTAGCGCACCAGGTGCGGGTCCCGGCCGGGGGCCAGGTCGATGTCGAGGACCTTGGCGCCGGTGGCGATCTCGACGCCGGCCCGGCGGTTCATCGTGTAGAGGTCGTTCTCCAGGACCCCGCGGTCGATCTGGTAGGTGGGCCGCCCGCAGAAGGCCGACAACCCGATCTCCGGGGCGTCGGCGAACGGCTCGCCGGCCCGCCCGAAGAAGTAGCGCAGGCCCAGTTTGGGGAGGTGCTTCTCCGTCATGTACTCGGCGAGCCCGAGGACCGACGCGAAGTAGAACCCGGCGATGTCCACCGTCGACTCGCCGACCTTGTGGGCCGCCGGCGGCACCGGGTAGGTCTGCCCGTCGATCACCAGGACCGAGGCGTCGGGCCGCTCGCGGCGCAGGTGCCGCGAGAACGTGGCACCCGCGAGCCCGCCGCCGCACACGACCACGTCGTACCAGGGAACGCCTTCGTGGGCCGCGGAGGGCTCAGGAGCGAACAGGGTCACGGGAGTCCTCCGGATCGCCGGGGGCGGCACCGCCGCCCCGGATGTCGGTCGTCGG
This genomic interval carries:
- a CDS encoding peptide MFS transporter; amino-acid sequence: MASTVMGDAPGQGGPAGDGKTFFGHPRGLATLFMTELWERFSYYGMRALLVYYLISGGPDGDEAGLRAGGLAMSTAAASSLYAVYLAMVYLLALPGGWFGDRVWGPRKAVLIGSCVITAGHLTLALPGAPAFFTGLTLVALGSGLLKANISTMVGYLYTGPRDPRRDGGFTLFYVGINLGAFGAPFVIGTVGETVSWHAGFALAGVGMALGAAQFLAGTKHLAPASDVVPSPVPRQERARCLLVGLAWLPVAAVFYGVVVATGIFSLNWLLVPITILGLIAPTVVLVRVRRNKDLTPAEQARMTRYIWFFVAAAVFWMIYDQGGSTLAVFGKGSTTGESFGVDFPAAWFQSLNPLFVMALAPLFSWLWPWLARRDREPGPMTKFAVALLLIGGSFAVLTVSMALAAGGARVSPMWLVSIYLVQAVGELCLSPVGLSVTTKLAPARYGSQMLGVWFLAVTAGNCCTSLLGIAGIGLDGTGGVVAEAALATAVGLALFAGRGRVR
- a CDS encoding methyltransferase — encoded protein: MTTPQPGAALPAGSPHAIIDVAVAFWKSKALLSAVELGVFEELAAGPATRPDLTRKLGIAGRGAADFLDALVSMGLLERDDTGVYRNSPLADRYLDPRKPATDISGYLSFLNAGFGCWTGLTAALRSGGRLDFSAALAASQAADQGGAGDPKLVDTGAADDTFGEAYAAPDQVTGFLRAMTGYSMGANQALAERYDWSGVRTVADVGCAEGSLLAQVLSRHPHLQGIGFDLPVVGTGFDAHLKRVGLADRARFAGGDFLTGPLPVADAIVMGHVLHDWDLDTKKMLIGKAYDALPRGGRLLIYESLIDDDRRERTTGLLISLNVSTVSAGGLGYTGAECGDWMRAAGFRDIAVSHLDGPEYLVAGVK
- a CDS encoding NAD(P)/FAD-dependent oxidoreductase; this encodes MTLFAPEPSAAHEGVPWYDVVVCGGGLAGATFSRHLRRERPDASVLVIDGQTYPVPPAAHKVGESTVDIAGFYFASVLGLAEYMTEKHLPKLGLRYFFGRAGEPFADAPEIGLSAFCGRPTYQIDRGVLENDLYTMNRRAGVEIATGAKVLDIDLAPGRDPHLVRYTDGDGVARTARCRWVVDAMGRARFLQRKLGLGRPTEGEFNAAWFRVTGRLDVEDFVPDDQVDWHKRVPGRRRRLSTVHLMGPGYWVWLIPLGSGNTSVGIVSSGEFHDIDGMSTLPDAVAWLERHEPAVASALVRHEVLDFLAVRDYSYTTSRVFSADRWGCVGEAAAFSDPFYSPGSNMIAFENSALIKLIGDDARQALRPERVEELNRFVLGQNDWVEYNIHSSYSYFGEPLIMALSFIWDTLVGWTTATPQMFNGIFLDEEKAAAVRAATPGLYALTLQVKRLFKQWERKDGRQGRNFRFIDYYTVPFLREAYERNLVEGKSADELAADHRHSMAVLEEVALAVFLIAVEDTMPERRARLHGHSWLNAWAIGLDPERWEADGLFEPTTPPRSFDRAYADLTELFDAAPPETGATPVTLPIQLRL
- a CDS encoding AfsR/SARP family transcriptional regulator, with amino-acid sequence MYYAVLGPLRLVVDGEPLSMRSRNLSIILTTLLVRAGSVVTVDDLIREVWTQPPQRARDAIYVNISKLRRTLGDMSQDGVLRSRYPGYVMRPHDGQLDLQVFHRHRVEGHRYMANGDYLAAVHAWKAGLSLCRGTPLGGAHCGTGPILGSFDSWLQQSRAECVELAAWSQLRGGLCHSAISFLTLHLAQYPLNEILHQQLMLAFFLSRHRAQSLGVFQRACRVLADELGVGPSRDLQVVRDIVLTDDVGRAERVLASAVASSVSSLRPSGELWCQPDSVD
- a CDS encoding MFS transporter translates to MPPEARPSPRRGLRRNRDFHVFWAGETVSLFGAEVSLLALPITALVVLGADAADLGLLRFAEYLPFLVLALPLGVLVDRSRRRPLLITANAARALLIGAVPVLAAFGCLTLSRLAILATGIGTFTVLFDLCLVAYLPRFVAPEDLLSANGRVSVSQAAAEIAGPGLFGLLVQRLSAPLCLALNAGSYLVSVLSLLLIKRPEPGPVPGAGTPWRDFRDGLRFLVRSPPLRAVTMAGALCNLAYTVFQTAFLVYVNRVLGFGAGAIGMVLATGAAGGLAGAAGAAWLARRLPVGVMYLAAMVAGGVPALLIPAVSGRQVSLLLISVLLVVINGGLAVCNVLTATLRQTVTPNGLLGRVVAGYRALVFGGIALGGLVTSWLGGLADARALLWVAGLLFVSAVAPIMFSPVPRIRRFAQEGASL
- a CDS encoding pyridoxal phosphate-dependent aminotransferase, which produces MITPCRRWHELSLIERQARAAQGSGDPTWDLAEALLHGLPTSAGRVGFRAGNYPDPRGEPELRRRIAARENAKYGLSVDEDHIVVTHGATEALFLLAHTFLDPGDRVAVQAPSVLFYRDILENLGAVVVPLDAEPDGAAPARMRWVHSPSNPDGLVLADGAMAGHAEAAGADDALLLVDQVYDELIVGGERPRENQALLDAGHVAKVNSVSKSFGCPGIRVGWITTAPAVARMLTGVAERLRMGPSLVAQRAAAALLEQPLDGNLPMLAERRAVAVRALSLLDVFEPAAPPAGGLCFWLKLTDPTAGARRFCDRTLAETGVRLMPGPGFWRGTDDRVRLAFGAAPEYLDAAFGRLHRLADSGATGAGGRGIRSRPDRSLRQVSR